One genomic region from Sporichthyaceae bacterium encodes:
- a CDS encoding cellulose-binding protein, translated as MTMNPTAPSFDTAMRGYDRTAVDAKVSALSAERAAFERRAAELQREISRMNGTMGRPDDNSPYYVTVSRQLESILKSADDDGNRITQEAAAVGRRDREMAQAAADSMRARMNEEAGNAEAAAREAQMQMIAQAQQEAQMIRQQGDDKAARIAGGAGEVVEAARAHGAQLATDTETRMTTQREQFERDVVARQETAERRLSETAQLAAQMKAESTQMTEDSQRAAQALIEAARAAARELVEETSERAARLGQEAEREVAALTHRRDSIQAQLSTVRETLASLSGSAALAALTRANGK; from the coding sequence ATGACCATGAACCCCACCGCGCCGTCCTTCGACACCGCGATGCGCGGTTACGACCGGACCGCCGTCGACGCCAAGGTCTCCGCTCTTTCCGCCGAGCGGGCTGCCTTCGAGCGTCGGGCTGCCGAGCTCCAGCGCGAGATCTCCCGGATGAACGGCACGATGGGCCGCCCCGACGACAACTCGCCCTACTACGTGACCGTTTCCCGCCAGCTCGAGAGCATCCTGAAGTCCGCCGACGACGACGGCAACCGCATCACCCAGGAAGCCGCCGCCGTCGGTCGCCGCGACCGTGAGATGGCTCAGGCTGCCGCGGACTCGATGCGCGCACGGATGAACGAGGAGGCCGGCAACGCCGAGGCCGCCGCCCGCGAGGCGCAGATGCAGATGATCGCGCAGGCCCAGCAGGAAGCGCAGATGATCCGCCAGCAGGGCGACGACAAGGCCGCCCGCATTGCCGGCGGTGCCGGTGAGGTCGTCGAGGCTGCCCGCGCCCACGGCGCCCAGCTCGCCACCGACACCGAGACCCGGATGACCACCCAGCGCGAGCAGTTCGAGCGCGACGTCGTTGCCCGGCAGGAGACCGCGGAGCGTCGTCTTTCCGAGACCGCTCAGCTGGCCGCCCAGATGAAGGCCGAGTCCACCCAGATGACCGAGGACTCGCAGCGCGCCGCCCAGGCCCTCATCGAGGCCGCCCGTGCCGCCGCCCGCGAGCTGGTCGAGGAGACCTCCGAGCGCGCCGCCCGCCTGGGCCAGGAGGCCGAGCGCGAGGTTGCCGCCCTGACCCACCGTCGCGACAGCATCCAGGCCCAGCTCTCGACCGTCCGGGAGACCCTGGCCAGCCTGTCCGGCTCCGCCGCCCTGGC
- a CDS encoding cyclopropane-fatty-acyl-phospholipid synthase family protein, translated as MKQSVAHRLAALLEPLFGGSLPIRIRAWDGSEVGPVDAPGVLVRSRRALRRLLWQPGELGLAQAYITGEIDAEGDLTEGLQLIWAAIRERELVAPKLTARQIAAAAGTAARLGAIGPRPKAPASQAKLTGVLHSRLRDRAAISHHYDLSNDFYALLLDEHMAYSCAYFTSTDPGYTLADAQRDKLDLICRKLDVAPGSRLLDIGCGWGSLSLHAAEHYGAQVIGVTLSREQQDFVLARVAERGLADRVEIRLQDYREIPESGFDAVTSIEMGEHVGAANYPAFAGVLHRCVREGGRVLVQQMSRRDRPGGGAFIECYIAPDMHMRPVGEAVGLLEDAGLEVRDVHALREHYVWTVRAWLETLEKNWVAVVDLVGEEVARVWRLYLVGGALVFEEGRMGVDQILCVKRSAAGVSGMPPVRDDGFGTS; from the coding sequence GTGAAGCAAAGCGTGGCGCACCGACTCGCCGCGTTGCTCGAGCCGCTGTTCGGGGGGAGCCTGCCGATCCGGATTCGGGCCTGGGACGGCAGTGAGGTCGGTCCGGTCGACGCGCCCGGGGTGCTGGTGCGTTCGCGCCGAGCCTTGCGTCGCTTGCTCTGGCAGCCGGGCGAGCTCGGGCTCGCGCAGGCGTACATCACTGGCGAGATCGACGCCGAGGGTGACCTCACCGAGGGTCTCCAGCTGATCTGGGCGGCCATCCGGGAGCGTGAGCTGGTCGCTCCGAAGCTGACAGCACGTCAGATCGCTGCCGCGGCAGGGACTGCGGCCCGCCTGGGCGCGATCGGCCCGCGGCCGAAGGCGCCGGCCTCGCAGGCCAAGCTGACCGGCGTCCTGCACTCGCGGCTGCGCGACCGGGCCGCGATCTCCCACCACTACGACCTGTCCAACGACTTCTACGCCCTGCTGCTGGACGAACACATGGCCTACTCCTGCGCGTACTTCACTTCGACGGACCCGGGCTACACGCTGGCCGACGCGCAACGGGACAAGCTCGACCTGATCTGCCGCAAACTCGATGTGGCGCCGGGATCTCGGCTGTTGGACATCGGCTGCGGTTGGGGTTCGCTGTCCCTGCACGCTGCCGAGCACTACGGGGCGCAGGTCATCGGCGTCACACTGTCGCGGGAGCAGCAGGACTTCGTGCTGGCCCGGGTCGCGGAGCGTGGCCTGGCCGACCGGGTCGAGATCCGCCTGCAGGACTACCGCGAGATCCCGGAGTCGGGGTTCGATGCGGTCACCTCGATCGAGATGGGGGAACACGTCGGCGCCGCGAACTACCCGGCCTTCGCCGGCGTTCTGCACCGCTGCGTCCGGGAGGGGGGCCGGGTTCTGGTTCAGCAGATGTCGCGGCGCGACCGACCCGGCGGCGGCGCGTTCATCGAGTGCTACATCGCTCCGGACATGCACATGCGTCCGGTTGGCGAGGCGGTCGGTCTGCTCGAGGACGCGGGCCTGGAGGTCCGCGACGTCCACGCCTTGCGCGAGCACTACGTGTGGACCGTGCGAGCCTGGCTGGAGACGCTGGAGAAGAATTGGGTGGCCGTCGTCGACCTGGTCGGCGAGGAGGTCGCCCGGGTCTGGCGGCTCTACCTGGTCGGCGGGGCACTGGTGTTCGAGGAGGGCCGTATGGGCGTGGACCAGATCCTGTGCGTCAAGCGCTCCGCCGCCGGGGTGTCCGGCATGCCGCCGGTGCGCGACGACGGGTTCGGGACAAGCTGA
- a CDS encoding alpha/beta fold hydrolase, which produces MGRTPGLSVRPARDTTRLVVLVLPGGRAQSSSPVRPWNLSYLRMVPFCRTARHGPVGRSVATALLRYRVRGWNGAQPAPVRDARWALDELRRQFPGVPVVLLGHSMGGRTALALLAEPDVVATIALAPWLPPGESQVPLGTGRLLVMHGTADRWTDPAASREYIERVAAARGDATWVPVPGVGHFMLRRRRRRRRAVTAFLAQVLAADGQAAGTVASNLAGDDADLG; this is translated from the coding sequence ATGGGGCGAACACCGGGGCTGTCGGTCCGCCCGGCCCGGGACACGACGCGACTGGTTGTCCTTGTGCTGCCCGGTGGCCGGGCGCAGAGCAGTTCGCCGGTCCGCCCGTGGAACCTCTCCTACCTGCGGATGGTGCCGTTCTGCCGGACGGCACGGCACGGCCCGGTCGGTCGGTCGGTGGCCACCGCCCTGCTCCGGTACCGGGTCCGCGGCTGGAACGGAGCGCAGCCGGCCCCGGTGCGCGACGCCCGCTGGGCGCTGGACGAGCTGCGTCGGCAGTTCCCCGGCGTGCCCGTCGTGCTGCTGGGCCATTCGATGGGCGGCCGCACCGCCTTGGCACTGCTCGCCGAGCCGGACGTGGTCGCCACCATCGCCCTGGCCCCGTGGCTGCCGCCGGGCGAGTCCCAGGTCCCGCTGGGTACCGGTCGCCTGCTGGTGATGCACGGCACCGCCGACCGCTGGACCGACCCCGCCGCCTCACGGGAGTACATCGAGCGGGTCGCTGCCGCGCGTGGGGACGCGACCTGGGTGCCGGTCCCCGGGGTCGGGCACTTCATGCTGCGGCGCCGGCGGCGCCGGCGTCGGGCGGTGACCGCGTTCCTGGCGCAGGTGCTCGCCGCCGACGGGCAAGCCGCCGGCACCGTCGCGTCGAACCTGGCAGGTGACGATGCCGACCTCGGGTGA
- a CDS encoding FAD-dependent oxidoreductase, which produces MQVSSGAPRRRIAVVGAGVSGLTAAWVLQRSADVTLYEADNRLGGHAHTHDVIHRAATIGVDSGFIVHNERTYPTLLRLFAALGVATRDSDMSMSVRCDGCGLEYAGARGVRGLFPQRSNLRPAYLRMLTEVPRFHRDARALLRRPAVGAEPTLGEFVAARGYSTYFRSHFLVPVVAAVWSCAPGSVLDYPARYLFEFLENHGMLRVTGAPRWRTVVGGSRSYVEAVAKELSAVATATPVRVLSRTADGVEIRDDADSLACFDAAVVATHPDQALRLLAAPTTAERDVLGAFPYSANHTVLHTDPEPLPRSAGAQASWNYRLADCTAAPDRVRVSYDMNRLQGLPGPDRYVVTLNDPDSVDPARVIARMLYEHPVYTPKSVAAQRRLPDLADDRVAFAGAYHGWGFHEDGAASGLRAALRLGGRW; this is translated from the coding sequence GTGCAGGTCAGTTCGGGGGCGCCGCGTCGCCGGATCGCGGTCGTGGGCGCGGGGGTCTCCGGCCTGACCGCCGCCTGGGTCCTGCAGCGCAGCGCCGACGTCACCCTCTACGAGGCGGACAACCGCCTGGGCGGTCACGCCCACACCCATGACGTCATCCACCGCGCTGCCACGATCGGGGTGGACAGCGGGTTCATCGTCCACAACGAGAGGACGTATCCGACGCTGTTGCGCCTGTTCGCCGCGCTCGGGGTGGCCACCCGCGACTCGGACATGTCGATGTCGGTCCGGTGCGACGGGTGCGGTCTGGAGTACGCCGGGGCCCGCGGGGTACGCGGCCTGTTCCCGCAGCGCAGCAACCTGCGCCCGGCCTACCTGCGGATGCTGACCGAGGTGCCGCGGTTCCACCGCGACGCACGCGCGCTGCTGCGTCGCCCGGCCGTCGGCGCCGAGCCGACCCTGGGCGAGTTCGTCGCCGCTCGCGGCTACTCGACCTATTTCCGGTCGCACTTCCTCGTCCCGGTCGTCGCCGCGGTCTGGTCATGCGCCCCGGGCAGCGTGCTGGACTACCCGGCGCGCTACCTGTTCGAGTTCCTGGAGAACCACGGGATGCTCCGGGTCACCGGTGCGCCGCGCTGGCGGACCGTGGTCGGCGGGTCGCGCAGCTACGTCGAGGCGGTCGCGAAGGAACTGTCCGCCGTCGCCACCGCCACCCCGGTGCGGGTGCTGAGCCGGACGGCCGACGGGGTCGAGATCCGCGACGACGCCGACTCACTCGCCTGCTTCGACGCCGCCGTCGTGGCCACCCACCCGGACCAGGCATTGCGTCTGCTGGCCGCGCCCACCACCGCGGAGCGCGACGTGCTCGGCGCGTTCCCCTACTCGGCGAACCACACCGTCCTGCACACCGACCCCGAGCCGCTGCCGCGGTCGGCCGGCGCGCAGGCGTCCTGGAACTACCGGCTGGCCGACTGCACGGCCGCCCCGGACCGGGTGCGGGTCAGCTACGACATGAACCGCCTGCAGGGCCTTCCCGGCCCGGACCGCTATGTGGTCACCCTCAACGACCCGGACAGCGTCGACCCCGCTCGGGTCATCGCCCGGATGCTCTACGAGCACCCCGTCTACACGCCGAAGTCGGTGGCCGCTCAGCGCCGGCTGCCGGACCTGGCCGACGACCGGGTCGCGTTCGCCGGGGCCTACCACGGCTGGGGCTTCCACGAGGACGGCGCGGCCTCCGGGTTGCGCGCCGCGCTCCGATTGGGCGGCCGGTGGTGA
- a CDS encoding cyclopropane-fatty-acyl-phospholipid synthase family protein → MTTPRRGSYRTEVDAARWPDVATLPPGGLRTRVAQGLFERVAARLPLRILLPDGRNIGAGDAADPVMLLIRPWALYRRLGAGGLIGFGEAYLAEDWTATDLPAVLTVFCRRMASLIPPPLQRLRDIAVHRHPRGDRGTISNARNNISRHYDLSNDLFTLFLDESMTYSSALFGPGDGSVEIAARAGFGDLPEAQRHKIDRLLDAAGVGPGSRVLEIGTGWGELALRAGARGATVRSITLSEEQRTLALRRIAAAGLSDRVDVELCDYRAVQGSYDAVVSVEMIEAVGFEFWPQYFATLDRVLAPGGRVGLQAITMPHDRMLASRDTYTWIHKYVFPGGLIPSVTSVEESSSAAGLRVVSRHGFGLHYAETLRIWREGFTERAGQVDALGFDDTFRRMWTFYLAYSEAGFRSRYLDVYQFVLAKGEL, encoded by the coding sequence ATGACGACGCCCCGGCGCGGTTCTTACCGCACGGAGGTCGACGCGGCGCGATGGCCCGACGTCGCGACGCTGCCGCCCGGCGGCCTGCGTACCCGCGTCGCGCAGGGGTTGTTCGAACGCGTTGCCGCGCGCCTCCCGCTGCGGATCCTGCTGCCGGACGGCCGCAACATCGGCGCCGGGGACGCGGCCGATCCGGTGATGTTGCTGATCCGGCCGTGGGCGCTCTACCGCCGCCTCGGCGCCGGCGGGCTGATCGGCTTCGGCGAGGCCTACCTGGCCGAGGACTGGACCGCCACCGACCTGCCCGCGGTGCTCACCGTGTTCTGCCGGCGCATGGCCAGCCTGATCCCGCCGCCGCTGCAGCGCCTGCGCGACATCGCCGTGCACCGGCACCCGCGCGGCGACCGCGGCACGATCAGCAACGCCCGCAACAACATCTCCCGGCACTACGACCTGTCCAACGATCTTTTCACGCTCTTCCTCGACGAGTCGATGACCTACTCCTCGGCGCTGTTCGGCCCAGGCGACGGGTCGGTGGAGATCGCGGCTCGCGCCGGGTTCGGCGACCTCCCGGAGGCACAACGGCACAAGATCGACCGACTGCTCGACGCCGCCGGGGTCGGGCCGGGCTCGCGAGTACTGGAGATCGGCACCGGCTGGGGCGAGCTCGCGCTGCGCGCTGGTGCCCGCGGCGCCACCGTCCGCTCCATCACCTTGTCCGAGGAGCAGCGCACGCTGGCGTTGCGGCGGATCGCCGCCGCCGGGCTGTCCGACCGGGTCGACGTCGAGCTGTGCGACTACCGCGCCGTGCAGGGCAGCTACGACGCCGTGGTCTCGGTGGAGATGATCGAGGCGGTCGGCTTCGAGTTCTGGCCGCAGTACTTCGCGACGCTGGACCGGGTGCTCGCCCCCGGCGGCCGGGTCGGGCTGCAGGCAATCACCATGCCCCACGACCGGATGCTCGCCTCCCGGGACACCTACACCTGGATCCACAAGTACGTGTTCCCCGGCGGTCTGATCCCCTCGGTCACCTCGGTGGAGGAGTCGTCGTCCGCGGCCGGCTTGCGGGTCGTTTCCCGGCACGGCTTCGGTCTGCACTACGCCGAGACGCTACGGATCTGGCGCGAGGGGTTCACCGAGCGGGCCGGTCAGGTCGACGCGCTCGGCTTCGACGACACGTTCCGTCGGATGTGGACCTTCTATCTGGCCTACTCGGAGGCCGGCTTCCGGTCGCGGTATCTCGACGTCTACCAATTCGTGCTGGCCAAGGGGGAACTGTGA
- a CDS encoding DUF1365 domain-containing protein → MTERQKASVATDPTDRWGGAAIYDTVVAHARRTPVENSFRYRSYSWLVDLDRLPRLPRPVRKLAEFRAADHLGRPDRSLRANLDAYLATEGVELAGGRILMLANARVLGHVFNPLSVYWCHDPDGGLVCVVAEVHNTYGQRHRYLLRPDLDGCAEFAKEFYVSPFYPVDGNYRMRLPIPGERLALSIELLRGQDRPFVAALRGCRRPAGTANLLRAVARVPLVTLTVAAQIRYQGVRLWLRRLPVAPRPPHAAQQEVAMNERSEVEA, encoded by the coding sequence GTGACGGAGCGTCAGAAGGCCTCGGTGGCGACAGATCCCACCGATCGGTGGGGTGGCGCGGCGATCTACGACACCGTGGTCGCGCACGCCCGGCGGACGCCGGTCGAGAACTCGTTCCGCTACCGCAGCTACAGCTGGCTGGTCGACCTGGACCGGTTGCCGCGCCTGCCTCGCCCGGTGCGCAAGCTCGCGGAGTTCCGGGCTGCCGACCACCTCGGCCGGCCGGACCGGTCGCTGCGCGCCAACCTCGACGCCTACCTGGCGACCGAGGGCGTCGAGCTGGCCGGCGGCCGGATCCTCATGCTGGCCAACGCCCGCGTCCTCGGACACGTGTTCAACCCGTTGTCCGTCTACTGGTGCCACGACCCGGACGGTGGACTGGTGTGCGTGGTCGCCGAGGTCCACAACACCTACGGCCAACGGCACCGTTACCTGCTGCGCCCGGACCTCGACGGCTGCGCCGAATTCGCGAAGGAGTTCTACGTCTCGCCGTTCTACCCGGTCGACGGGAACTACCGGATGCGGCTGCCGATCCCGGGGGAGCGGTTGGCGCTGAGCATCGAACTGCTGCGCGGGCAGGACCGGCCGTTCGTGGCCGCGCTGCGCGGCTGTCGGCGCCCGGCCGGTACCGCGAACCTGCTGCGCGCGGTGGCCCGGGTGCCGCTGGTCACCCTGACCGTCGCCGCCCAGATCCGTTACCAGGGCGTGCGTTTGTGGCTGCGTCGCCTGCCTGTCGCCCCACGTCCGCCGCACGCCGCACAGCAGGAGGTCGCCATGAACGAGCGCAGCGAGGTCGAAGCGTGA